From Halotia branconii CENA392, the proteins below share one genomic window:
- a CDS encoding argininosuccinate synthase, with product MGRAKKVVLAYSGGVDTSVCIPYLKHEWGVEEVITLAADLGQGDELEPIREKALKSGASESLVADVKDSFVKDYAFCAIQANALYENRYPLGTALARPLIAKILVETAQKYGADAIAHGCTGKGNDQVRFDVSVTALNPKLKILAPAREWGMSREETIAYGEKFGIPSPVKKSSPYSIDKNLLGRSIEAGVLEDPAVEPPEEIYEMTKAIADTPNEPEYIEIGFNSGIPTTLNGISQKPVELIEQLNQLAGNHGIGRIDMIENRLVGIKSREIYESPAMLVLIQAHRDLESLTLTADVSHYKRGIEETYTQIVYNGLWYSPLKNALDAFIQKTQERVSGTVRVKLFKGNASIVGRWGDNSLYSPDLATYGSEDQFDHKAAEGFIYVWGLPTRIWAQQIRG from the coding sequence ATGGGTCGCGCCAAAAAGGTTGTTCTGGCATACTCTGGCGGAGTTGATACTTCTGTTTGCATCCCTTACCTCAAGCATGAATGGGGTGTAGAAGAGGTGATTACTCTAGCAGCAGATTTAGGTCAGGGAGATGAGTTAGAACCAATCCGAGAAAAAGCTTTGAAATCGGGTGCAAGTGAATCCCTAGTGGCGGATGTGAAAGACAGCTTTGTGAAAGATTATGCCTTTTGTGCGATTCAAGCCAATGCCCTTTATGAAAATCGCTATCCCTTAGGAACTGCTCTTGCACGCCCACTAATTGCCAAAATTTTAGTAGAAACTGCCCAAAAATACGGTGCTGATGCGATCGCTCATGGTTGCACTGGCAAAGGTAACGATCAAGTTCGTTTTGATGTCTCTGTTACCGCCTTAAACCCCAAATTGAAGATCCTCGCACCCGCGCGGGAATGGGGAATGAGTCGAGAAGAAACCATCGCTTATGGTGAAAAGTTTGGTATCCCCTCACCGGTTAAAAAATCTTCTCCCTACAGTATCGATAAAAATTTGCTTGGTCGTAGCATAGAAGCTGGTGTGTTGGAAGATCCAGCAGTTGAACCACCAGAAGAAATTTATGAAATGACCAAAGCGATCGCCGACACTCCCAACGAACCAGAGTATATCGAAATTGGGTTTAACAGCGGTATTCCTACCACTCTTAACGGTATATCCCAAAAGCCAGTTGAACTAATTGAACAACTCAATCAGCTAGCGGGAAATCATGGCATTGGGCGAATAGACATGATAGAAAACCGCTTGGTAGGTATTAAATCCAGAGAAATCTATGAATCACCAGCTATGTTAGTGCTAATTCAAGCACACCGGGATTTAGAAAGCTTGACGTTAACAGCAGATGTCAGCCACTACAAACGAGGTATTGAAGAAACTTACACTCAAATTGTCTACAACGGTTTGTGGTACAGCCCACTCAAAAATGCACTGGATGCATTTATCCAAAAGACACAAGAACGAGTATCGGGAACCGTGCGAGTCAAACTTTTTAAAGGTAACGCTTCCATAGTTGGGCGTTGGGGTGACAACTCACTTTATAGTCCTGACTTGGCTACTTACGGTTCTGAAGATCAATTTGACCATAAAGCCGCTGAGGGTTTTATTTACGTTTGGGGACTACCTACTCGTATTTGGGCACAGCAGATTAGGGGTTAA
- a CDS encoding Tic20 family protein, with amino-acid sequence MTWRGSTTIKDRIFACLPYLLPIIEVFAFGQFLIAQFPPLLVLFLPLMPLLRIYYGVRYAGLIIFFALFLLVVRNEKISHFIRFNTMQAILLDIVIFLFSILTDVVGLIPSGGFAIQTLSTTIFLGILAAVVYSVIQSLMGRYAEIPAISDAVYMQVR; translated from the coding sequence ATGACTTGGCGTGGGTCTACAACAATTAAAGATAGAATTTTTGCTTGTTTACCTTATTTGCTTCCGATAATTGAGGTTTTTGCCTTCGGTCAATTTTTAATAGCACAATTTCCACCTCTATTGGTGCTATTTCTGCCTCTGATGCCACTGCTGAGAATTTATTACGGTGTTCGTTATGCCGGATTGATAATTTTCTTTGCTTTGTTCTTATTAGTAGTGAGAAACGAAAAAATCAGTCACTTTATTCGTTTCAACACCATGCAGGCCATTCTTTTGGATATTGTGATCTTTTTGTTCAGTATCCTAACTGATGTCGTTGGCCTAATTCCCAGTGGTGGTTTTGCCATCCAAACTTTATCTACAACAATTTTTCTCGGAATTTTAGCAGCAGTTGTATATTCGGTTATCCAGTCCTTAATGGGGCGTTATGCAGAAATTCCGGCAATTTCTGATGCAGTCTATATGCAAGTGCGCTAA
- a CDS encoding STAS domain-containing protein: MAISQELQVVLFKPQGSINLEGGMALSEQMVDIVPQPHQLWVIDLTDVDFMDSSGLVPLVKGLTTARQIGCRLVLCNVQAPVRLILELTQLDSVFEIFNTYEDIFTNVNDRSLALAS, from the coding sequence ATGGCTATCTCACAAGAATTGCAAGTGGTTTTATTTAAGCCCCAAGGAAGCATAAATCTAGAGGGCGGTATGGCTTTGAGCGAACAGATGGTTGATATAGTACCCCAGCCTCATCAACTCTGGGTTATTGATCTGACAGATGTGGATTTTATGGATAGTTCTGGATTAGTCCCATTAGTCAAAGGGTTAACAACTGCACGTCAAATTGGCTGTCGCTTGGTACTTTGCAATGTGCAAGCCCCTGTGCGGTTAATTTTGGAACTGACACAATTAGATTCAGTGTTTGAAATTTTTAACACTTACGAGGATATCTTCACTAACGTCAACGATCGCAGTCTAGCCTTAGCAAGCTAA
- the glyA gene encoding serine hydroxymethyltransferase encodes MTKTNSDFLTNSDPAIAQLLNQELQRQRDHLELIASENFTSAAVLAAQGSVLTNKYAEGLPGKRYYGGCEFIDQVEQIAIDRVKQLFGAAHANVQPHSGAQANFAVFLTLLEPGDKIMGMDLSHGGHLTHGSPVNVSGKWFQVCHYGVSQQTEQLDYDQIRELALKERPKLLICGYSAYPRIIDFVKFRSIADEIGAYLLADIAHIAGLVASGLHPDPIPHCDVVTTTTHKTLRGPRGGLILTGDAELGKKLDKAVFPGTQGGPLEHVIAGKAVAFGEALKPEFKTYSAQVIDNARALASQLQNRGLKLVSNGTDNHLMLVDLQSIGLTGKQADQLMSEVNITANKNTVPFDPQSPFVTSGLRLGSPAMTTRGLGKIEFTEIGDIIADRLLTPDSETIAQDCRRRVAALCDRFPLYPHLEIPVPALV; translated from the coding sequence GTGACTAAGACTAATTCAGACTTTTTGACTAACTCAGACCCCGCGATCGCGCAATTACTCAATCAAGAACTCCAACGTCAACGCGACCATTTGGAGTTGATTGCTAGTGAAAACTTTACCTCTGCTGCTGTACTAGCTGCTCAAGGCTCAGTATTGACAAATAAATATGCTGAGGGATTGCCTGGGAAACGCTACTATGGCGGTTGTGAATTTATTGATCAAGTCGAGCAGATCGCAATTGACCGAGTCAAACAGCTATTTGGTGCTGCTCATGCAAACGTCCAACCCCACTCCGGCGCACAGGCCAATTTTGCAGTTTTCCTGACTTTATTAGAACCTGGAGACAAAATCATGGGGATGGATTTGTCTCACGGAGGACATCTTACCCACGGTTCGCCTGTGAATGTCTCAGGGAAGTGGTTCCAAGTTTGTCACTACGGCGTTAGCCAACAAACAGAACAACTCGATTATGACCAAATTCGAGAACTGGCACTAAAAGAACGTCCGAAGCTGTTGATTTGTGGTTATTCGGCTTATCCCAGGATAATTGACTTCGTTAAATTCCGTAGTATTGCTGATGAGATTGGTGCTTATTTATTGGCGGATATTGCCCATATCGCTGGTTTAGTTGCTAGCGGTTTGCATCCTGATCCCATTCCTCACTGTGATGTAGTTACAACAACTACTCATAAAACTCTCCGTGGTCCCAGAGGAGGATTAATTTTGACTGGCGATGCGGAACTTGGTAAAAAGCTAGATAAAGCAGTTTTTCCTGGTACTCAAGGTGGGCCTTTAGAACATGTGATTGCTGGTAAAGCAGTAGCATTTGGTGAAGCTCTCAAGCCAGAGTTTAAAACTTATTCAGCTCAAGTGATTGATAATGCTCGTGCCTTAGCAAGTCAACTACAAAACCGCGGTTTAAAGCTGGTATCTAATGGAACTGATAACCATTTAATGTTAGTAGATTTACAGTCTATTGGACTGACAGGTAAGCAAGCAGATCAGTTGATGAGCGAAGTGAATATTACCGCCAACAAAAATACTGTTCCCTTTGATCCGCAGTCGCCTTTTGTAACTAGTGGTCTGCGTCTGGGTTCTCCAGCAATGACTACAAGAGGATTGGGAAAAATAGAATTTACCGAGATTGGTGATATTATTGCCGATCGCCTGTTAACTCCAGATTCAGAAACAATTGCTCAAGATTGTCGGCGACGAGTCGCTGCATTGTGCGATCGCTTTCCCTTGTACCCCCACTTGGAAATTCCTGTACCAGCACTAGTTTGA
- a CDS encoding competence/damage-inducible protein A gives MSAEIICVGTEMLLGDILNSNAQFIAQQLAQLGIPHYYQTVVGDNPERLKQVIEIAISRAQILIFTGGLGPTPDDLTCETIADFFNVPLVERLEIIEDITQKFTQRGRVMTPSNRKQALIPQGAEILPNPIGTAPGIIWQPRPQVTIFTFPGVPSEMHRMWEETAVPFLKSQGWGKEIIYSRSLKFWGIGESALAEKVAPYFNLPNPTVAPYAGKGEVRLRISAKAASETAAEALISPIEKQIKEIAGLNYYGADHDTLASVVGQLLRTSKETLSVAESCTGGGLGQMLTEISGSSDYFWGGVISYDNSVKVGLLGVNPEDLDQFGAVSATVAEQMAVGVKTRLATTWGLSITGIAGPNGGTDTKPVGLVYIGLAGPKDEVASFEYRFGIMRGRTLIRHVSASTALDLLRRQLLTRKYN, from the coding sequence ATGAGTGCAGAAATTATTTGTGTTGGTACAGAAATGCTGCTGGGAGATATCCTCAACAGTAATGCTCAATTTATCGCCCAGCAGTTAGCACAGCTAGGTATTCCTCACTACTATCAGACAGTAGTTGGAGATAACCCAGAACGACTGAAGCAAGTAATAGAAATTGCTATTTCCAGAGCGCAAATTCTCATTTTTACTGGTGGACTTGGCCCCACACCAGATGATCTGACATGTGAAACTATCGCTGATTTTTTTAATGTCCCTTTAGTAGAACGTCTAGAAATCATTGAAGATATAACTCAAAAATTTACCCAACGCGGTCGGGTGATGACACCAAGTAACCGCAAACAAGCCTTGATTCCCCAAGGTGCAGAAATTTTACCTAATCCTATCGGCACAGCACCCGGTATCATCTGGCAACCGCGTCCCCAAGTCACAATTTTCACTTTTCCCGGTGTACCATCAGAAATGCATCGGATGTGGGAAGAAACAGCAGTACCTTTTCTCAAAAGCCAAGGCTGGGGTAAAGAAATTATTTACAGCCGGAGTTTAAAGTTTTGGGGCATTGGTGAATCTGCTTTGGCAGAAAAAGTTGCGCCCTATTTCAACTTGCCCAACCCCACAGTAGCGCCTTACGCAGGTAAAGGGGAAGTCAGACTAAGAATTTCGGCAAAAGCTGCTTCAGAAACCGCAGCAGAAGCTTTGATTTCGCCAATTGAGAAACAAATCAAAGAAATTGCTGGACTGAATTATTACGGTGCAGATCATGACACTCTGGCTTCTGTGGTTGGTCAGTTGTTACGAACAAGCAAAGAAACGCTATCAGTTGCAGAATCTTGTACTGGTGGCGGACTAGGACAAATGTTGACTGAAATCTCTGGAAGTTCTGATTACTTTTGGGGTGGGGTAATATCTTATGACAACTCAGTGAAAGTTGGACTATTGGGGGTTAACCCTGAAGATTTAGATCAATTTGGGGCAGTAAGTGCTACTGTTGCCGAACAAATGGCAGTTGGGGTAAAAACGCGCCTTGCAACTACTTGGGGATTAAGCATCACTGGTATTGCTGGCCCAAATGGGGGAACAGACACCAAGCCAGTGGGTTTAGTTTATATCGGTTTAGCTGGGCCAAAAGACGAAGTAGCAAGTTTTGAATATCGGTTTGGAATAATGCGGGGACGTACTTTAATTCGTCATGTAAGTGCAAGTACAGCATTAGATTTGCTACGACGGCAGTTGTTGACAAGAAAGTATAATTAA
- the egtB gene encoding ergothioneine biosynthesis protein EgtB — protein sequence MISKLSKSNIKEAIYQALGECRLKTMVLFEGMDETTFRSQPHPDFSPVGWHLGHIAYTESLWLLEHSANLPCLFPQYRKLFAADGLPKSERVQLPNLEETYDYLNIVRGKVLECLEIADIEQQERLWRFLIQHESQHFEIISFVLELINIQKSKVNNQEWQFLDYSITPSLPLAIAPQKTLHNFEEMIQIPAGEFEQGNDSIDALDNERFASKVYLDTYYIDRYPVTCGQYHSFIEAGGYQDPRWWSKVGWQWLQTEQVTQPLYWSSNRVWDDHPVYGVSWYEAEAYSRFVGKRLPTEAEWEKAASWDVKANRRRTFPWGDAAPTAQSQNCNCDRLIGKTTPVNAYPAGQSAYGLYDTLGNVWEWTASWFSGYKGFQSYPYIGYSQVYFDQKHRVLKGGSWATRPWALRSSFRNWYHPSVRQIFAGFRCASSTIVEC from the coding sequence GTGATATCCAAGTTGAGCAAATCTAATATTAAAGAGGCTATTTATCAAGCCTTAGGAGAATGTCGTCTCAAAACTATGGTGCTATTTGAGGGTATGGACGAAACTACATTTCGTAGTCAGCCTCACCCTGATTTTAGTCCCGTTGGCTGGCATTTAGGGCATATTGCCTACACCGAGTCTTTATGGTTGTTGGAACATAGTGCAAATTTACCTTGTTTATTTCCCCAATACCGTAAGTTATTTGCGGCTGATGGTTTACCCAAATCAGAACGTGTTCAATTACCAAACCTGGAGGAAACTTATGATTACCTCAATATAGTTCGAGGAAAAGTTTTAGAATGTCTGGAGATTGCTGATATTGAACAGCAAGAGCGTCTTTGGCGGTTTTTAATCCAGCATGAAAGCCAACACTTTGAGATTATTAGTTTTGTATTGGAATTGATTAATATTCAAAAATCAAAAGTCAATAATCAAGAATGGCAATTTCTTGATTACTCTATTACTCCAAGTTTACCCTTAGCGATCGCTCCTCAAAAAACTCTTCATAATTTTGAAGAGATGATTCAAATTCCAGCGGGTGAATTTGAACAAGGTAATGACTCAATTGATGCTTTAGATAACGAGCGCTTCGCGTCAAAAGTATATTTAGACACTTACTATATTGACCGCTATCCTGTGACTTGTGGGCAGTATCATTCATTTATAGAGGCAGGAGGCTATCAAGATCCGCGCTGGTGGTCAAAAGTTGGGTGGCAATGGCTACAAACAGAGCAGGTGACACAACCGCTTTATTGGTCTAGCAATCGTGTTTGGGATGATCATCCAGTTTATGGTGTCAGTTGGTACGAAGCCGAGGCATATTCGCGGTTTGTAGGCAAGCGATTACCCACAGAGGCCGAATGGGAAAAAGCCGCTAGTTGGGATGTTAAAGCTAATCGTCGCCGCACCTTTCCTTGGGGAGATGCAGCGCCAACAGCTCAATCACAAAATTGTAACTGCGATCGCCTCATTGGCAAAACCACACCAGTAAATGCTTACCCGGCTGGACAAAGTGCCTACGGCTTGTACGATACTTTAGGCAACGTCTGGGAATGGACAGCTTCTTGGTTTAGTGGCTACAAAGGTTTTCAAAGTTATCCTTACATCGGTTACTCGCAAGTTTATTTTGACCAAAAGCACCGTGTTTTAAAAGGTGGTAGTTGGGCAACTCGCCCTTGGGCGCTGCGTTCGAGTTTTCGCAACTGGTATCATCCCAGTGTGCGCCAAATTTTCGCCGGGTTTCGCTGTGCTAGTAGCACAATTGTTGAGTGCTGA
- a CDS encoding Npun_F5560 family protein codes for MSQTDTPDIQALSTEVSQLRQELQLRDQLVQQLSQELFRLVKGNTSFIPQRSEPELDMSQLQALREQLQAVEQQVTFYQEQITTRDAEIYQLRQSVQELTDRSRMLEQVVQELPQIYRRKFEERMTPVREKVATLQRENRQLQAELQSVSYRLALKTRNSSHSGIDLPNFPRPISNQNNISTV; via the coding sequence GTGAGCCAAACTGACACACCCGACATTCAAGCTCTCTCTACGGAAGTATCACAACTTCGCCAAGAGTTGCAACTTCGTGATCAATTAGTGCAACAGTTATCTCAAGAACTCTTCCGTTTGGTGAAGGGTAACACTAGTTTTATACCTCAGCGCTCTGAGCCTGAACTCGATATGAGTCAGCTGCAAGCGTTGCGAGAACAGTTGCAAGCTGTCGAACAGCAAGTAACATTTTATCAAGAACAAATTACTACTCGTGATGCCGAAATTTATCAGTTACGGCAGTCAGTCCAAGAATTAACCGATCGCAGTCGGATGTTGGAGCAAGTAGTACAAGAGTTACCTCAAATTTATCGGCGTAAATTTGAGGAACGTATGACTCCTGTGAGAGAAAAAGTGGCAACCCTACAACGGGAAAACCGTCAACTTCAGGCAGAACTGCAAAGTGTAAGTTATCGATTAGCACTTAAAACCCGCAATTCCAGCCACAGTGGTATTGACTTACCTAATTTTCCTCGCCCCATATCTAATCAAAATAATATTTCTACGGTGTAA
- a CDS encoding glycosyltransferase family 4 protein produces the protein MLPQIYHLIAFLVAAVVVLWTTPDVRNIGIKSGRVDQPGDRKVHQLPMVRLGGVSIFAGTIISLMIVWWLGGFANLPPDKEWQIWGVTLGGLGFFLIGLADDLLNLSAFKRLLMQIVVAAGAWKAGVSIDFISIPTVGIVDLDWLSLPITIIWLVGMVNAINWIDGLDGLAAGVSGIAAVVMLFVSLLMHQPEAALIAAALAGASLGFLRYNFNPAQIFMGDGGSYFMGFTLASVGVIGLVKIPAFTAVILPYVILAVPIVDMSAVILARIFRGESPFVADKRHLHHRLLKAGLSHRWTVLFIYSLTLWVGSLALAIAGIPSGIVYACGTTSLLGYAIWRVWKLSRQS, from the coding sequence ATGCTTCCTCAGATTTATCATCTGATCGCCTTCCTTGTTGCCGCAGTAGTCGTTCTTTGGACTACTCCTGATGTCAGAAACATTGGTATAAAAAGTGGACGTGTCGATCAACCAGGCGATCGCAAAGTCCACCAACTCCCAATGGTACGCTTGGGAGGAGTTTCTATCTTTGCAGGTACTATCATCTCTTTGATGATTGTTTGGTGGTTGGGTGGATTTGCCAATCTACCTCCTGACAAAGAATGGCAAATTTGGGGTGTCACCTTAGGTGGTCTTGGCTTTTTTTTAATTGGTTTAGCAGACGATTTATTAAATTTGTCTGCCTTCAAACGCCTGCTGATGCAAATAGTTGTGGCAGCTGGCGCGTGGAAAGCAGGCGTAAGTATAGATTTCATTAGCATTCCCACAGTCGGGATAGTTGATCTCGACTGGCTAAGTTTGCCGATTACGATTATCTGGTTGGTAGGAATGGTCAACGCCATTAACTGGATTGATGGTTTAGACGGTTTAGCTGCTGGAGTATCGGGAATTGCTGCCGTAGTGATGCTGTTTGTGTCTTTATTAATGCATCAACCAGAAGCGGCCTTAATTGCTGCGGCCTTAGCTGGCGCATCGCTGGGATTTCTCCGCTACAATTTCAACCCTGCCCAAATCTTTATGGGAGATGGCGGCTCTTATTTTATGGGATTCACCTTAGCATCTGTGGGTGTAATTGGTCTGGTAAAAATTCCTGCTTTTACCGCCGTCATTTTGCCTTATGTAATTTTGGCAGTGCCAATTGTAGATATGTCAGCAGTGATTTTAGCCCGAATTTTTCGTGGTGAATCGCCTTTTGTCGCGGATAAACGCCACCTACACCACCGATTGTTAAAGGCGGGTTTATCTCATCGATGGACGGTTTTGTTCATTTACTCTTTGACTTTGTGGGTGGGAAGTTTAGCATTAGCGATCGCTGGCATCCCCAGTGGTATTGTTTATGCTTGTGGTACAACTTCACTATTAGGTTATGCAATTTGGCGCGTTTGGAAACTTTCTAGACAATCTTAA
- a CDS encoding fumarylacetoacetate hydrolase family protein: protein MAQRYVRVQNLEGKIYYGLLQLSLSVQVLDAPPWLQGQPTDLNLEPDNYQILSPCAPSKIVAVGKNYADHAAEMGTSVPSEPLLFLKPPTAVIASETEIKYPLQSQRVDYEGELALVIGDRVFNCTPEEAQTKIWGYTIANDVTARDLQQKDGQWTRAKGFDTFCPLGPWIVRELNPGARLQTFLNEDADPVQSAYIDQMVFSPDVLVSYISQVMTLLPGDVVLTGTPLGVGPLHRGDRIRVEIEGIGRLENTVAAY, encoded by the coding sequence ATGGCGCAGCGCTATGTGCGAGTTCAAAATTTAGAAGGAAAGATTTACTATGGGTTGCTACAACTATCCCTGAGTGTACAGGTACTGGATGCTCCGCCCTGGTTACAAGGGCAACCCACAGATTTAAATTTAGAACCAGATAACTACCAAATTCTTTCTCCCTGCGCTCCTTCAAAAATTGTGGCGGTGGGTAAGAATTATGCCGACCATGCGGCTGAAATGGGAACTTCAGTTCCTAGTGAGCCGTTACTGTTTCTCAAACCACCTACAGCTGTGATTGCCTCAGAGACCGAAATTAAGTATCCTCTCCAGTCGCAACGTGTAGACTACGAAGGTGAGTTAGCATTAGTAATTGGCGATCGCGTCTTTAATTGCACACCAGAAGAAGCCCAAACTAAAATCTGGGGCTATACCATCGCTAATGATGTGACAGCGCGGGATTTACAACAAAAAGATGGTCAATGGACTAGAGCCAAAGGTTTTGATACGTTCTGCCCCTTAGGCCCTTGGATCGTCCGAGAATTAAATCCAGGAGCTAGATTGCAAACTTTTTTGAATGAAGATGCTGATCCAGTGCAATCTGCCTATATTGATCAGATGGTGTTTTCTCCTGATGTTTTGGTGTCTTATATTAGTCAGGTGATGACATTGCTACCTGGAGATGTAGTTTTAACTGGTACGCCATTAGGTGTTGGCCCATTGCATCGAGGCGATCGCATCCGCGTTGAAATTGAAGGCATCGGTCGTTTAGAGAACACAGTAGCAGCTTATTAA
- a CDS encoding DedA family protein, with product MSLDLISLENIQEFAHQYGYWAIFLGILLENLGIPLPGETVTLVGGFLAGSDELSYWLVLSDAIAGAVIGGTCGYWIGKLGGWPFLLQVGKLFRISEERLLSIKEQFSQNAAKAVFFGRFFALLRIFAAPLAGIAEMPFGKFFLYNLAGATTWASAMVTLAFFAGRVVSLEQLVGWVSQFAIAALLILVALIVIPVWWESRQVKRATGE from the coding sequence ATGTCTCTTGATCTGATTTCACTAGAGAACATCCAGGAATTTGCTCATCAGTACGGCTACTGGGCAATTTTTCTGGGAATTTTGCTAGAAAATTTAGGCATTCCTCTTCCTGGAGAAACTGTTACCTTAGTGGGTGGGTTTCTAGCTGGTAGTGATGAACTGAGTTACTGGTTAGTTCTTAGTGATGCTATTGCAGGTGCAGTAATTGGTGGTACTTGTGGTTATTGGATTGGTAAGCTTGGTGGTTGGCCTTTTCTACTACAAGTAGGTAAACTCTTTCGGATTTCCGAAGAGCGATTGTTAAGTATCAAAGAACAATTTAGTCAAAACGCTGCTAAAGCTGTATTTTTCGGACGATTTTTTGCATTACTACGAATTTTTGCTGCACCACTAGCTGGTATAGCCGAAATGCCTTTTGGAAAATTCTTTTTGTATAACTTAGCAGGAGCAACTACTTGGGCTAGTGCGATGGTGACATTAGCTTTCTTTGCTGGCAGAGTTGTCTCTCTAGAACAGTTAGTTGGGTGGGTGAGTCAATTTGCGATCGCAGCATTACTGATTCTAGTGGCGTTGATTGTTATACCTGTATGGTGGGAATCTCGCCAAGTCAAGCGTGCAACGGGAGAATAG
- a CDS encoding PEP-CTERM sorting domain-containing protein: MKFAQNLGIAAVTAISVAVVGANPTQAAVINYDFIVNAISGDNPGQYYGSLSYDDSTLIKTGEETLGTNNGLTIGFNYLGNDYTERDDLDYDSFPVISFQDGKLSGLSYLVEDQFFISNNLEDPDVGGANFYSIVSADLTSATQVGSVTYSKVPEPMTVSGTLVAGTIGMWLKRKKKASTVAK, from the coding sequence ATGAAATTCGCTCAAAATCTGGGTATTGCTGCCGTTACTGCTATTTCTGTCGCTGTTGTTGGCGCTAACCCAACACAAGCTGCTGTGATTAATTATGATTTTATCGTGAATGCGATATCAGGCGATAATCCGGGTCAATATTACGGTTCTTTGAGCTATGACGATTCGACTTTAATCAAGACAGGCGAAGAAACCTTAGGAACTAACAATGGATTAACTATTGGGTTTAACTACTTGGGCAATGACTATACAGAGAGAGATGACTTGGATTATGATTCATTTCCTGTAATTAGCTTTCAAGATGGCAAACTTTCAGGACTTAGCTATTTGGTTGAAGATCAGTTTTTTATAAGTAACAATCTAGAAGATCCAGATGTGGGAGGAGCAAATTTTTATAGCATTGTCAGTGCTGATTTGACTTCCGCGACACAGGTAGGTAGTGTAACTTACTCCAAAGTACCAGAACCCATGACTGTAAGTGGTACGCTAGTCGCTGGTACTATCGGGATGTGGTTGAAACGTAAGAAAAAAGCATCCACAGTGGCAAAATAA
- the egtC gene encoding ergothioneine biosynthesis protein EgtC, translating to MCRLLAYLGSPVSLEHLLYKPEHSLIVQSYQPREMTSGVVNADGFGVGWYHSQKDTQPFTYKNTLPIWNDINLPHLSRYVESKCVLAYVRSATAGQALDFANCQPFNYQKQLFIHNGYIQNFRQTLHRKIRSTLTPDFYENINGNTDSEHIFALLLSQAQINQHRPPEDALRMTLITLSDMAKRHQVEVSANIIFSDGNRLIASRFASTSPAPSLYWLRDHPTFPKSTIIASEPLFVGNWTACPENSIISVGEDCDIQVEQI from the coding sequence ATGTGCCGTTTACTTGCCTACCTAGGCTCACCTGTTTCTCTGGAACATCTTTTATATAAACCAGAACATTCTCTGATAGTTCAGAGTTACCAACCCCGCGAAATGACTTCTGGGGTGGTAAATGCAGATGGCTTTGGTGTGGGTTGGTATCATAGTCAAAAAGATACTCAACCTTTTACGTATAAAAATACGTTACCTATTTGGAATGACATAAATTTACCTCATCTTAGCCGCTATGTTGAGTCAAAATGTGTGCTGGCTTATGTTCGCAGCGCAACAGCCGGACAAGCATTAGATTTTGCTAATTGTCAGCCGTTTAATTATCAAAAACAGCTATTTATTCACAATGGCTACATCCAGAATTTTCGGCAAACATTACATCGAAAAATTCGCAGTACTTTAACTCCTGATTTTTACGAAAATATTAATGGTAATACTGATTCAGAACATATCTTTGCGTTGTTACTTTCTCAAGCACAAATCAATCAACATCGACCTCCAGAAGATGCTTTACGCATGACATTAATAACGCTATCAGACATGGCAAAACGCCATCAAGTAGAAGTCTCAGCAAATATAATTTTTAGCGACGGAAATCGGTTGATTGCTTCCCGCTTTGCTAGTACTTCACCTGCGCCTTCGTTGTACTGGCTACGAGATCATCCGACTTTCCCTAAATCTACAATTATTGCCTCTGAGCCACTATTTGTTGGTAATTGGACTGCTTGTCCAGAAAATAGCATTATCAGTGTGGGAGAAGATTGTGATATCCAAGTTGAGCAAATCTAA
- the rpsF gene encoding 30S ribosomal protein S6 — protein MSTVYETMYILRPDLGDEQVEQAIAKYQNLLQEQGAQEMQIQNRGKRRLAYEIKKHRDGIYIQMNYTSPGNAIAIMERAMRLSEEVIRYMTIKQQLPSEEKAESPAVPAPIPA, from the coding sequence ATGTCCACAGTTTACGAAACAATGTACATTCTGCGTCCTGACCTAGGAGACGAACAAGTAGAGCAAGCAATTGCAAAATATCAGAATTTGCTCCAAGAGCAGGGTGCCCAAGAGATGCAAATTCAAAATCGTGGTAAGCGCCGTCTTGCTTATGAAATAAAAAAACATCGGGATGGCATCTACATCCAGATGAACTACACCAGCCCTGGAAATGCCATTGCAATTATGGAACGTGCAATGCGTTTGAGCGAAGAAGTGATTCGCTATATGACAATTAAGCAACAACTTCCAAGCGAAGAAAAAGCAGAAAGCCCTGCTGTACCTGCACCTATACCTGCTTAA